Below is a window of Shewanella khirikhana DNA.
GATAATGGGAGGTGACAAACAGTTGATTATTAATGTCGAAAATCGCAATGGACTTGACCAGGGTCGACTTATTCAGCTGCGCCCGGGCCAGCAGCACCTTGGTAATTTCGCGATTGTTGGTCGACAGACTTTGCTCTGCAGAAATGGCCAGCGGTTCGATGATGTTGCTGCCCATCTCTTTGAGCGTGTCTTCGAGATCATAGAAGCGGTTTATGGTAAAGTAGCTGCCCAAAAGAATACCAACGAGGATCGTGGGCGCGAGCGCCAACACCAATACCCAGGACCGCAGACTGTATTTTGTCATATTGTGCGCGGTATTCATGTGCTGGGTTATCCCTGTTTTCCTTTGAGTTTGAATGTTCTAAGACTGCCAGAAACCCGGCCGTCTTAACAGATTTTTCTTGTGTGAGACCACAATGGCACAGTTTTTCAAAGCAAAGCCCAGTAACGCGAAAAAGCTTTCCCAAAAGATAGCACTCAAGGTGCAAAGGCTCGATCATTTGGGGGCAGGAATTTCCGAATATCAGGGCAAGGTAGTCTTTATTCCGGGCGCGCTGGCGGGTGAAACCGTTGAAGTGCAGCTTACCGACCAGAAGAAAAACTATGCCCACGCCCGCCTGATTAAGGTGATTGAGCCGAGCGAGTCGCGTCAGGCTGCGGATTGCCCCTGGTATGGCCGCTGCGGTGGCTGTGATTTGCAGCATCTGTCGCTTGCATCCCAGCGTGAGTACAAATCTGCCGCCCTGGCTGACATTCTTGGCCGTGGTCTTGGCGAAGCCGTGACCATCACTGAAGCTCCCATAGTGGCCGAAGGCTGGCATTATCGTCGCCGGGCGCGTCTGGCTACTCTGCTCGGTAAAGACAATCAGCGCCTGTCGCTTGGCTTTCGTGAAGAGGCTAGCAAAGCCGTGGTCGGCATTGAACACTGCGCCGTGCTGGCTAAGCCTTTGTCCGATTTGATTGCCCCTTTCTCCGAGCTGCTTAACCGCTTGAAGGGCAAGCAGCGCCTTGGGCATCTGGAGCTGCTGGAAACCGAGCGTGGCATTTATGCGGTGCTTCGTATCACGGCGGCGCTGGCTCAGAGCGATAAAAAGCTGTTGCAGGCCTTTGCCGATGACAAGCAGATAGCGCTGCTGCTGCAGGGTAACGAAGGCGAGCTTGAATTCATGTCCACAGACAGCGCGCTGCCGGCGTATCAGCTGAGCGATGATATTGAGCTTGAGTTCGCTCCCGGTAACTTTATCCAGGTCAATGGCGAGGTGAATCAGGCCATGGTCACTCAGGCCATTGACTGGCTTGATATTCAGCCCGGTGAGCGGGTACTGGACCTCTTTTGCGGTGTGGGCAATTTCAGTTTGCCGCTGGCAAAGCGCGGCGCCGACGTGATTGGGGTGGAAGGCGTTGCCGAAATGGTGGAACGTGCCCGCAGCAATGCCGCTAAAAATGGCCTGGAAAATGTGGCGTTTTACTGCGCCGACTTGAGCGCCGATTTAGCCGCCGAGCCCTGGCTTGGCAAAATCGACAAGCTGCTGCTTGACCCTGCCCGCGCCGGCGCCTACGAAAGCTTAAAGTGGCTTAAAAAGATGAAGCCTGCCAGCGTGCTTTATGTCTCCTGTAATCCAGCCAGCCTGGGCCGGGATGCCGCGCTGCTGAAAGAGGCTGGTTATCGTTTGAGTCGTTTGGGGCTGGTGGATATGTTCCCCCAGACTCACCACAGTGAAGGCATGGCACTTTTCGAACTTGTAAAATAATCGGTAGATTTTGCGTGATGTAGCAAATTTAATGGCCAATTGGCCTGCTATGGTTTGACAAGTTCGCAGCAATCCTGAAGATAAAGGCTTTAGCTGTTTTAGCCGCTGTGAAAATAGCAGTGAAGAGGGATCCTTAAACCTATGGTGTCAGTCCGCGAAGCACACTTCACCGATGTCGATTTCAACCTCGAAGACTGGGTTGCCCGCTATGTGGAGGAACCACAGGACGCCGAGGTCCTGCTTGAGCTGCTGCGCAGCGTGCAAGCCATACCGGTCAAGGATGTGAAAGCCCATCAGGCGCTGATGTTCCGTGCCCGGGAGATGATTGAAATCCTGGCGCCGCTGAACATGGATCTCGAAACCCTGCAGGCGGCGGTGCTGTTTTCGGTGCAGGAAGCCGGGCTGCTGCCACAGGAAAAACTCATCGAAAAGTTCGGTGACAAGCTGGGGAATCTGGTTGCCAGCGTGGTAACCATGAACGCCATCGGCAGCCTCAAACTCGGTGAGCAGTCGCGCTCCGCCGAAGTGCAAATCGACAACATCCGCAAGATGCTGCTGGCCATGGTGGAAGATGTGCGCGCCGTGGTCATCAAGCTTGCCGAGCGGGTGTGTTTGCTGCGGGCGGTGAAAAACGCCGATGAAGAAACCCGGGTGCTGCTGGCCCGTGAAATCGCCGATATTTATGCGCCGCTGGCAAACCGTTTGGGCATAGGTCAGCTCAAGTGGGAGCTTGAGGACATTTCCTTCCGCTATCTGCATCCTGAAACCTATAAAGAAATTGCCAAACAGCTTGATGGTAAGCGCATCGATCGCGAAACCTACATAGAGCAGTTTGTAAACGACCTGCAGGCCAAGCTCGACGAAGAGCATATTCGCGCCAAGGTATACGGCCGCCCCAAACACATCTACTCCATCTGGCGCAAGATGAAGGGCAAGCACCTCAAGTTTGATGAGCTGTTTGATGTGCGCGCCGTGCGAATCGTTACCGACCGTTTGCAGGACTGCTACGGCGCCCTGGGTGTGGTGCACACTCTTTACCATCATATTCCGCGGGAGTTTGACGACTATGTCGCCAATCCCAAGCCCAACGGTTACCAGTCCATTCACACAGTGGTGGTGGGGCCTGAGGGTAAAACCGTTGAAATTCAAATTCGTACCGAAGATATGCATCAGGACGCCGAGCTTGGCGTGGCGGCCCACTGGAAATACAAAGAGGGCCATGCAGGCAAACAAAGCGGCTACGAAGAGAAAATTAACTGGCTGCGTAAAATTCTGCAGTGGCAGGAAGACGTGGTGGAAAGCGGCAACCTGGTGGAAGAAATTCGCAGCCAGGTGTTCGAGGACCGGGTGTATGTGTTTACCCCGTCAGGCGAGGTGGTGGACTTGCCCGCCGGCAGTACCGTGCTCGACTTTGCCTATTACATTCACTCTCAGGTGGGCCACAAGTGTATTGGCGCCAAGGTGGATGGCCGCATCGTGCCTTTCACTTATCAGGTGGAAACCGGTGAGCGGATTGAAATCATCACCTCCAAGCACCCCAATCCCAAGCGTGATTGGCTCAATCCCAACCTGGGTTACATCAAGACCTCCCGCGCCCGCAGCAAAATCCAGCATTGGTTCAAGCAGCAGGACAGGGACAAAAACCTGGCCGCTGGCCGCGAGATGCTGGAAGCCGAGCTCAGCCGTGTTGGACTGACCCTGAAAGATGTTGGCAGCGCCATTGAGCGCTTTAACATGACCAATATGGACGACCTGCTGGCGGCCATTGGTGGTGGCGATGTGCGTCTTAATCAGGTGGTGAATCACATCCAGAGTCGGATGCGGGTGCACGAGATTTCCGATGAAGAGGCGGTGGATGAGCTGGTTAAAAAAGGCCAGCACAAGCCGATTGCCAAGACCCGGGATCAGATTGAAGTGAATGGCGTGGGTAACCTTCTAAGCCATATCGCCCAGTGCTGCCGCCCTGTGCCCGGTGATGAAATCTTTGGCTTTATCACCAAGGGCCGAGGTATTTCGGTGCACCGCGCCGACTGCGAGCAGGTGAAAGAGCTGATGCGCGCTCATCCCGAGCGGGTGGTGGATGTGGTCTGGGGCGAGAATTACTCCGGCGGTTACAAAATCCGTCTGCGGGTGCTGGCCCATGACAGAACCGGTTTGCTGCGGGATTTAACCTCGGTGCTGGCGGCGGAGAAATCCAATGTGCTTGCCATGAGCAGCTCATCGGATATCAAAAACCAGACCGCGGCCATTGAGCTTGAGCTTGAGCTTTATAACGTTGATGGCCTCTCCAGGGTGCTGTCGAAGTTAGGTCAGGTCGATGGGGTGATAGAGGCTCGCCGCCTCTAATGCCTGTGATTTGACGCCTGTAAGTAGGTGAATATTAAACCTTTCAAACAAGGGCTGCGTCGCAGCCTTTGTTTTTAACGTGTTTTAAAACCATAGCTGCGCAGAATGCATATGTAGAAGGGAAAGCAAATGGGCTCAGAATTCAATGCCGACATCAATCCGCTGCTGGCCATTATGGCCAAATTGCGCGACCCGGAGCATGGCTGCCCCTGGGACAAGGCGCAGCGGTTCGAAACCATAGTGCCTTTTACTCTGGAAGAGGCCTACGAAGTGGCCGACACCATTGAGCGGATGGATCTTGATGAGTTGCCGGATGAGCTGGGGGACCTTTTGTTTCAGGTGGTGTTCTACTGCCAGCTTGGTAAAGAGCAGGGGCTGTTTGACTTCGATGAAGTCGTCCGGCGCATCTGTGCCAAGCTCACCTCCCGCCATCCCCATGTGTTTGGCGATATAGAAGTGAACTCCAGTAAAGAAGTGAAAGATAACTGGGAAGCTATTAAGGCCGCTGAACGCAAAGCTAAAGACAAGCACTCGGTGCTCGATGATGTGCCGGTAGGCCTGCCGGCCCTAAGCCGCGCCGCCAAAATCCAGAAACGGGTTGCCCGGGTGGGCTTTGACTGGGGCGAGTTGCCGCCGGTGGTGGCCAAGGTGGAAGAAGAAATTGCCGAAGTACTGGCCGAAGTGCAGGTGGATAATCCTGACCCGGAGCGGGTTGCCAGCGAGATGGGCGACCTCTTGTTTGCTGTGGTGAACATGGCGCGCCATCTGGGCGTCGAGCCCGAGCAGGCGCTGCGCCAGGCCAATCAAAAGTTTGAACGCCGTTTTCGCGGCGTGGAGGCGCTGGCATCCCAGGGAGGCAGACAATTGACTGATTATTCCCTCGCCGAGCTTGATGGCTTCTGGGATCAGGTAAAAGAGCAGGAAAAATCTCCCCGTTGAGGTTTGTCGAAAGCACAGGGCTTTGATATACTGTCGCCCCGTCCTGGTGCTTTCTTACAAGCACATATTTTCACACTCATATTTTCTCAGGTTCAGCATGACGACAAGGTATATCTTCGTGACTGGCGGCGTGGTTTCGTCGCTGGGCAAAGGCATTGCAGCAGCATCATTGGCAGCCATTCTTGAGGCACGGGGCCTCAACGTGACCATCATGAAGCTGGATCCTTACATCAACGTTGACCCAGGTACCATGAGCCCGACACAACACGGTGAAGTGTTTGTGACTGAGGACGGCGCAGAGACGGATCTGGACCTGGGTCACTATGAGCGTTTCATCCGTACCAAGATGAACCGCCGTAACAACTTCACCACCGGTCGTATTTACGAAGAGGTTCTGCGTAAAGAGCGCCGTGGTGACTATCTGGGCGCCACCATTCAGGTGATTCCACACATCACCAACGCCATCAAGGCCAAGGTGCTGGAAGGCGGCGAAGGCCATGACGTGGCCATCGTTGAGATTGGCGGTACCGTGGGTGATATCGAATCCCTGCCGTTCCTCGAGTCTATCCGTCAGCTGGGCGTTGAACTGGGCCGTGACCGTTCCATGTTCATGCACCTGACTCTGGTGCCATTCCTCGGTGCGGCCGGTGAAGTGAAAACCAAGCCAACTCAGCACTCGGTAAAAGAACTGCGTTCTATCGGTATTGCGCCGGATATTCTGGTTTGCCGCGGTGACCGCGCCATTCCTGCCAACGAGCGTGCCAAGATCTCCCTGTTCTGTAACGTGGAAGAGCGCGCCGTTATCTCTCTGAAAGACGTTGACTCCATCTACAAGATCCCGGCACTGCTGACCTCTCAGGGCCTGGATGACCTGGTTTGCAAGCGTTTCCACCTGGAATGCAAAGAAGCCGATCTGTCTGAGTGGGAGAACGTGATTTATCAGGAAGCCAACCCCAACGGTGAAATCACCATTGGTATGGTGGGTAAGTACATCGAGCTGCCTGACGCTTACAAGTCCGTGAACGAGGCGCTCAAGCACGCGGGTCTGAAGAATCGCGTGACTGTTAACATCAAGTACGTTGACTCTCAAAGTGTAGAAGCCAAAGGCGAAGAAGCCCTGGCTGGCCTGGATGGTATTCTGGTGCCTGGCGGCTTCGGCGAGCGTGGCGTGGAAGGTAAAATCCTGGCCGCCAAGTATGCCCGTGAAAACGACCTGCCTTACTTCGGTATTTGTCTGGGTATGCAGGTGGCGCTTATCGAGTTCGCCCGTAACGTGGCTGGCCTTGAAAACGCGCACTCAACCGAGTTCAACAAGCAAACTCCGCATCCGGTTGTGGGTCTGATCACAGAATGGATCGACGAAGAAGGTAATATTGAGCAGCGCGACGAAGCGTCCGATCTGGGCGGCACCATGCGCCTTGGTGCTCAGCTGTGTCACCTCAAGGCCGGTACCAAGGCTGCCGAGGCTTATGGCTCAGAAAGCTGTATCGAGCGTCATCGTCACCGTTTTGAAGTGAACAACAACTACGTGAAACAGCTTGAGAAAGCCGGCCTGGTATTCAGTGGCCTGTCTTCTGACCGCAAGCTGGTTGAAATGATTGAGCTGCCGAACCACCCTTGGTTTGTGGCTGGTCAGTTCCACCCAGAGTTTACTTCCACACCCCGTGACGGCCATCCGCTGTTCGAAGGTTTTGTGGCAGCAGCCAGAGCGCATCAAAAACGCAACCTGAGCTGATAAATACAAGCCGGCGCTGTGATGGCAGCGCCGGCTTTTTACTCTGGGGTTGGCGCAAAAATAAGCACGGGTAAATCCTGCCTGTGTGCGATGGACAAACAGAAAAAATCAGATACCCATATCAGGGTGCATTCAATTTGGTACATGAGCTCAATGTAGCGCTGAGATGGGTATGGGTTTTTTCTTTTCAACTTAACCTTTAATTCAAGACTAAATCGAGGACATTATGGCTAAGATTATCAAAGTGATCGGTCGTGAAATCATGGATTCACGCGGCAACCCAACTGTGGAAGCCGAAGTACACCTGGAAGGTGGCTTTGTTGGTATGGCGGCTGCGCCATCCGGTGCTTCTACCGGTAGCCGCGAAGCGCTGGAACTGCGTGACGGCGACAAAGCCCGTTACCTGGGTAAAGGTGTTCTGAAGGCCGTTGACAACGTAAATGGTCCTATCCGTGAAGCCCTGCTCGGTAAAGACGCCACCGCTCAGGCCGAGCTGGACGGCATCATGATTGCTCTGGACGGTACCGAGAACAAAGACAAGCTGGGCGCCAACGCCATTCTGGCTGTGTCTCTGGCCGCTGCCAAAGCCGCTGCCGCTGCGAAAGGTATCCCACTGTACGCTCACATCGCTGAGCTGAACGGCACCCCAGGTCAGTACAGCATGCCTGTGCCTATGATGAACATCCTTAACGGTGGTGAGCACGCTGACAACAACGTGGATATCCAGGAGTTCATGGTTCAGCCAGTGAGCGCCAAGAGCTTCCGTGAAGCCCTGCGTATGGGCGCCGAAATCTTCCACAACCTGAAGAAAGTGCTGAAGGCCAAAGGTCTGAACACTGCCGTGGGTGATGAAGGTGGTTTTGCGCCAAACCTGGCTTCCAACGCCGACGCTCTGGCTGTTATCAAAGAAGCCGTTGAAGCTGCCGGTTATAAGCTCGGCACCGACGTGACTCTGGCACTGGACTGCGCCGCCTCTGAGTTCTACAAAGATGGTCAGTATGACCTGTCTGGCGAAGGCAAAGTATTCAGCTCAAACGGTTTCTCTGACTTCCTTAAGTCACTGACCGAGCAGTACCCAATCGTATCTATCGAAGACGGTCTGGACGAGTCTGATTGGGAAGGTTGGGCATACCAGACCCAAATCCTCGGCGACAAGGTACAGCTGGTAGGTGACGACCTGTTCGTAACCAATACCAAGATCCTGAGCCGCGGTATTGAGCAGGGCATTGCCAACTCAATCCTGATCAAGTTCAACCAGATTGGTTCTCTGACCGAAACTCTGGCTGCTATCCGCATGGCCAAAGAAGCCGGTTACACCGCCGTTATCTCTCACCGTTCCGGTGAAACCGAAGATGCGACCATTGCCGATCTGGCCGTAGGTACTGCTGCCGGTCAAATCAAGACAGGTTCACTGTGCCGCTCTGACCGTGTTGCCAAGTACAACCAGCTGCTGCGTATCGAAGAGCAACTGGGTGAGAAAGCGCCATACCGCGGTCTGACCGAAATCAACGCCAAGGGCTAATCGCCTGATAAAATTTGATTGAATGCGCAAAAGGCCACCCCCAAGGTGGCCTTTTTTGTTGTAATATCTCCCCAAATTCACCCAATCACCTCAATTCATCCATGAAGCGATTCGTTCTGGTTCTCTTTGCCTTGCTGGTGCTGCTCCAGTACCGGCTATGGTTTGGCGATAATAGCCTGACCGAATACTTCAGTCTCAAAGATAAAATCCAGATGCGTCAGCAAACCAATGCTGAACTGCAGGAGCGCAACGATGTGCTTAAAGAGGAAATTCTGGATCTGAAAAGCGGCACCGAGGCGCTGGAAGAACGCGCCCGCAACGAATTGGGGTTGATTGAGAAAGGCGAAACCTTCTTCCGGGTTGTGGGCAGCGATGGTCGCGGCACCCAAGCGCAGGAACAGCCACAGGACAGTCAATGAATTCCCAAATACCCTCCGGTGGAAATATCGTGGCCATAGTGCCCGCCGCCGGTATTGGCAGCCGCATGGGCGCCACTATTCCCAAGCAGTATCTGCCATTGCTGGATAAACCGATTTTAGCCCACACCCTGGCAAGGCTGCTGTCTCACCCCGCGATTGATAAAGTCATAGTTGCAGTGGCGGCAGACGACAGCTGGTTTGACAGTTTAGCGGAGGCGCGCCACCCCAAGCTCACCCGGGTTTTGGGCGGCAAAGAGCGCGCCGACTCGGTATTGGCCGCTCTGTCTGCCTTGCCGGATAACAGCAATGCCTGGGCACTGGTGCACGATGCGGCCAGACCCTGTTTAACCCATGGCGACATAGATGCATTGCTTGAAAGTCGGCAACGTTTCCCTCAGGGGGCGATACTTGCCATGCCGGTACGGGACACCATGAAGCGGGCGGCAAAGGATGGCAGCATAGAGACCACCGTGTGCCGTGAAGCCCTGTGGCATGCACTAACGCCGCAGCTGTTTCCCGCCGCGAGCCTTAAACTGAATCTTAAGCAAGCGCTGGACGCCAGCGTTGCCGTAACCGACGAAGCGTCGGCGATGGAATGGGCCGGAGTGCATCCGGGGCTTGTCAGTGGCCGGGCCGACAATATCAAGGTCACCCATCCGGACGATTTACAGCTGGCAGGGCTTTTTCTGCAGGCCCAGCAGCAACACAATTAAGGAATTTCGATGAAAATCAGGATTGGCCACGGTTTTGATGTGCACAAGTTTGGCGCCGACCGTCCACTCATTCTCTGCGGCGTTGAAGTGCCTTATGAGACCGGGCTTATTGCCCACTCCGATGGTGATGTCGTGCTGCATGCCATCAGTGATGCCATCCTGGGCGCCATGGCGCTCGGTGACATAGGCAAGCACTTTCCCGACACCGACGCCGCCTATGAAGGCGCCGACAGCCGGGGGCTGTTACGCCACTGCTTTAAGCTTGCCCGGGAGCGCGGCTTTGCTATTGGCAACCTGGATGTGACCATCATCGCCCAGGCGCCGAAAATGCTGCCTCACATTGAGGCCATGCGCGCGGTACTGGCGGACGATCTGCAAACTGAGCTTGATAATATCAACGTAAAAGCGACCACCACCGAGAAGCTTGGCTTCACCGGTCGCAAAGAAGGCATCGCCGTGGAAGCTGTGGTGTTGATGGAGAATGTGAAATGACTGAGCTGACTTTTCTTTACGGCAAGCCGGCTGTAAGCGCCGATATCCGCACCCACAACAGCGACTTTCAGGTGAAAGAAATCCTGCCATTCCTGCCCGATGGTGAAGGCGAGCATCACTTGCTGCATATCCGCAAAGATGGCCTGAACACGGCGCAGGTGGCGGAGATGATTTCCAAATTTGCCAAGGTGCATCCCAAGGAAGTGACCTTTGCCGGTCAAAAAGACAAAAATGCCATTACCGAGCAGTGGTTTGGGGTGCGCATTCCCGGCAAGGATACCCCGGACTGGGCCGCAATGAGCAATGAGCAGATGCAGGTGTTGTCGTTTGCCCGCCATGGCAAAAAGCTGCGCACAGGCGCACTTTCAGGCAATCGTTTTAC
It encodes the following:
- the rlmD gene encoding 23S rRNA (uracil(1939)-C(5))-methyltransferase RlmD; the protein is MAQFFKAKPSNAKKLSQKIALKVQRLDHLGAGISEYQGKVVFIPGALAGETVEVQLTDQKKNYAHARLIKVIEPSESRQAADCPWYGRCGGCDLQHLSLASQREYKSAALADILGRGLGEAVTITEAPIVAEGWHYRRRARLATLLGKDNQRLSLGFREEASKAVVGIEHCAVLAKPLSDLIAPFSELLNRLKGKQRLGHLELLETERGIYAVLRITAALAQSDKKLLQAFADDKQIALLLQGNEGELEFMSTDSALPAYQLSDDIELEFAPGNFIQVNGEVNQAMVTQAIDWLDIQPGERVLDLFCGVGNFSLPLAKRGADVIGVEGVAEMVERARSNAAKNGLENVAFYCADLSADLAAEPWLGKIDKLLLDPARAGAYESLKWLKKMKPASVLYVSCNPASLGRDAALLKEAGYRLSRLGLVDMFPQTHHSEGMALFELVK
- the relA gene encoding GTP diphosphokinase gives rise to the protein MVSVREAHFTDVDFNLEDWVARYVEEPQDAEVLLELLRSVQAIPVKDVKAHQALMFRAREMIEILAPLNMDLETLQAAVLFSVQEAGLLPQEKLIEKFGDKLGNLVASVVTMNAIGSLKLGEQSRSAEVQIDNIRKMLLAMVEDVRAVVIKLAERVCLLRAVKNADEETRVLLAREIADIYAPLANRLGIGQLKWELEDISFRYLHPETYKEIAKQLDGKRIDRETYIEQFVNDLQAKLDEEHIRAKVYGRPKHIYSIWRKMKGKHLKFDELFDVRAVRIVTDRLQDCYGALGVVHTLYHHIPREFDDYVANPKPNGYQSIHTVVVGPEGKTVEIQIRTEDMHQDAELGVAAHWKYKEGHAGKQSGYEEKINWLRKILQWQEDVVESGNLVEEIRSQVFEDRVYVFTPSGEVVDLPAGSTVLDFAYYIHSQVGHKCIGAKVDGRIVPFTYQVETGERIEIITSKHPNPKRDWLNPNLGYIKTSRARSKIQHWFKQQDRDKNLAAGREMLEAELSRVGLTLKDVGSAIERFNMTNMDDLLAAIGGGDVRLNQVVNHIQSRMRVHEISDEEAVDELVKKGQHKPIAKTRDQIEVNGVGNLLSHIAQCCRPVPGDEIFGFITKGRGISVHRADCEQVKELMRAHPERVVDVVWGENYSGGYKIRLRVLAHDRTGLLRDLTSVLAAEKSNVLAMSSSSDIKNQTAAIELELELYNVDGLSRVLSKLGQVDGVIEARRL
- the mazG gene encoding nucleoside triphosphate pyrophosphohydrolase: MGSEFNADINPLLAIMAKLRDPEHGCPWDKAQRFETIVPFTLEEAYEVADTIERMDLDELPDELGDLLFQVVFYCQLGKEQGLFDFDEVVRRICAKLTSRHPHVFGDIEVNSSKEVKDNWEAIKAAERKAKDKHSVLDDVPVGLPALSRAAKIQKRVARVGFDWGELPPVVAKVEEEIAEVLAEVQVDNPDPERVASEMGDLLFAVVNMARHLGVEPEQALRQANQKFERRFRGVEALASQGGRQLTDYSLAELDGFWDQVKEQEKSPR
- a CDS encoding CTP synthase — its product is MTTRYIFVTGGVVSSLGKGIAAASLAAILEARGLNVTIMKLDPYINVDPGTMSPTQHGEVFVTEDGAETDLDLGHYERFIRTKMNRRNNFTTGRIYEEVLRKERRGDYLGATIQVIPHITNAIKAKVLEGGEGHDVAIVEIGGTVGDIESLPFLESIRQLGVELGRDRSMFMHLTLVPFLGAAGEVKTKPTQHSVKELRSIGIAPDILVCRGDRAIPANERAKISLFCNVEERAVISLKDVDSIYKIPALLTSQGLDDLVCKRFHLECKEADLSEWENVIYQEANPNGEITIGMVGKYIELPDAYKSVNEALKHAGLKNRVTVNIKYVDSQSVEAKGEEALAGLDGILVPGGFGERGVEGKILAAKYARENDLPYFGICLGMQVALIEFARNVAGLENAHSTEFNKQTPHPVVGLITEWIDEEGNIEQRDEASDLGGTMRLGAQLCHLKAGTKAAEAYGSESCIERHRHRFEVNNNYVKQLEKAGLVFSGLSSDRKLVEMIELPNHPWFVAGQFHPEFTSTPRDGHPLFEGFVAAARAHQKRNLS
- the eno gene encoding phosphopyruvate hydratase, whose protein sequence is MAKIIKVIGREIMDSRGNPTVEAEVHLEGGFVGMAAAPSGASTGSREALELRDGDKARYLGKGVLKAVDNVNGPIREALLGKDATAQAELDGIMIALDGTENKDKLGANAILAVSLAAAKAAAAAKGIPLYAHIAELNGTPGQYSMPVPMMNILNGGEHADNNVDIQEFMVQPVSAKSFREALRMGAEIFHNLKKVLKAKGLNTAVGDEGGFAPNLASNADALAVIKEAVEAAGYKLGTDVTLALDCAASEFYKDGQYDLSGEGKVFSSNGFSDFLKSLTEQYPIVSIEDGLDESDWEGWAYQTQILGDKVQLVGDDLFVTNTKILSRGIEQGIANSILIKFNQIGSLTETLAAIRMAKEAGYTAVISHRSGETEDATIADLAVGTAAGQIKTGSLCRSDRVAKYNQLLRIEEQLGEKAPYRGLTEINAKG
- the ftsB gene encoding cell division protein FtsB, giving the protein MKRFVLVLFALLVLLQYRLWFGDNSLTEYFSLKDKIQMRQQTNAELQERNDVLKEEILDLKSGTEALEERARNELGLIEKGETFFRVVGSDGRGTQAQEQPQDSQ
- the ispD gene encoding 2-C-methyl-D-erythritol 4-phosphate cytidylyltransferase, with product MNSQIPSGGNIVAIVPAAGIGSRMGATIPKQYLPLLDKPILAHTLARLLSHPAIDKVIVAVAADDSWFDSLAEARHPKLTRVLGGKERADSVLAALSALPDNSNAWALVHDAARPCLTHGDIDALLESRQRFPQGAILAMPVRDTMKRAAKDGSIETTVCREALWHALTPQLFPAASLKLNLKQALDASVAVTDEASAMEWAGVHPGLVSGRADNIKVTHPDDLQLAGLFLQAQQQHN
- the ispF gene encoding 2-C-methyl-D-erythritol 2,4-cyclodiphosphate synthase; this encodes MKIRIGHGFDVHKFGADRPLILCGVEVPYETGLIAHSDGDVVLHAISDAILGAMALGDIGKHFPDTDAAYEGADSRGLLRHCFKLARERGFAIGNLDVTIIAQAPKMLPHIEAMRAVLADDLQTELDNINVKATTTEKLGFTGRKEGIAVEAVVLMENVK